One region of Catenuloplanes indicus genomic DNA includes:
- a CDS encoding GGDEF domain-containing protein — translation MDAPTGAIDRSAWEEELERRVTAAYRGRYPLVIVLLDLDHFAAYQAEHGREAAEQLLLDSGEAWRAHVRPDDLLVRYGEGQFGVILSRVQLRAAERIIARLQQATPAAQTFSAGVALWNGSEDWQSLVARAVEALEAAKDGGRNRCVVHGTSALI, via the coding sequence ATGGACGCCCCGACCGGTGCCATCGACCGCAGCGCGTGGGAGGAGGAGCTGGAGCGTCGGGTCACCGCCGCGTACCGCGGCCGGTACCCGCTGGTGATCGTGCTGCTCGACCTGGACCACTTCGCGGCCTACCAGGCGGAGCACGGACGGGAGGCCGCCGAGCAGCTGCTCCTGGACTCCGGCGAGGCCTGGCGAGCCCATGTGCGCCCCGACGACCTGCTCGTCCGGTACGGCGAGGGGCAGTTCGGCGTGATACTCAGCCGGGTGCAGCTGCGCGCGGCGGAACGGATCATCGCGCGACTGCAGCAGGCCACCCCGGCCGCGCAGACGTTCTCCGCGGGCGTGGCGCTGTGGAACGGCTCCGAGGACTGGCAGTCACTCGTGGCGCGCGCGGTCGAGGCACTGGAGGCGGCGAAGGACGGCGGCCGCAACCGGTGCGTGGTGCACGGCACCTCCGCGCTGATCTGA
- a CDS encoding CAP domain-containing protein, with amino-acid sequence MRKLVRSAALTAVTAALAIGGTATTATAAVTPATTLEAQVVTATNTARAKAGCKKLIISPALTKAARGHSSDQAKHGYFSHTGRNGSTFTARVKAAGYAPAVGENIAWGYGDTTGVMTGWMNSPGHRKNILNCKAIKIGVGVARDTKGTIYWTQEFGG; translated from the coding sequence TTGCGCAAGCTGGTCCGTTCCGCCGCCCTGACCGCCGTCACCGCCGCCCTCGCCATCGGTGGCACCGCCACCACCGCGACCGCCGCCGTCACGCCGGCCACCACGCTGGAGGCCCAGGTCGTCACCGCCACCAACACCGCACGCGCCAAGGCCGGCTGCAAGAAGCTGATCATCTCCCCCGCCCTGACCAAAGCCGCCCGCGGCCACTCCTCCGACCAGGCCAAGCACGGCTACTTCTCCCACACCGGCCGCAACGGCTCCACCTTCACCGCCCGCGTCAAAGCCGCCGGCTACGCCCCCGCCGTCGGCGAGAACATCGCCTGGGGCTACGGCGACACCACCGGCGTCATGACCGGCTGGATGAACAGCCCCGGCCACCGCAAGAACATCCTCAACTGCAAAGCCATCAAGATCGGCGTCGGCGTCGCCCGCGACACCAAGGGCACCATCTACTGGACCCAGGAATTCGGCGGCTGA